From a region of the Triticum aestivum cultivar Chinese Spring chromosome 7D, IWGSC CS RefSeq v2.1, whole genome shotgun sequence genome:
- the LOC123167059 gene encoding F-box protein At5g49610 produces MPGSRAATVLDDLPEWLVVDEILARLPVKDVFRCRAVRRSWRSGTSTYAFILGHHRRQPSLPIILHDHGISRVAGASASASSGQKIRPLLRYASLGICMRLITCDGLLILWRGSDFYICNPATRKCAPLSHPPRQQFISPITGVDVLGLYRHQPSGEYRVLWVSYAAPMGTFAAVKVEQPHYLVFTVGSDQPRRIQWPTVSEDGCPAAHPPIHHRGSLHWAMGCSITVFETIAETFRQMSRPAQLGSYVLLLDTGDNLALYVSTDHDRVTLDVWVLQDYDAETWGFRYRINLLAMDASPPLKLWKSIPRLAVINERSTLVLSFHVCHVILNIVLMYVLNNGVSTAIKNCCIVLLSSLSICIVKRMAMLQLEMLIP; encoded by the coding sequence ATGCCGGGCAGCCGTGCCGCGACCGTGTTGGACGACCTGCCGGAGTGGCTCGTCGTCGACGAGATCCTCGCCCGGCTGCCTGTCAAGGACGTGTTCCGCTGCCGCGCCGTCCGGAGGTCGTGGCGCAGCGGCACATCCACCTACGCCTTCATCCTcggccaccaccgccgccagcccTCGCTGCCCATCATCTTGCACGACCATGGCATCAGCCGCGTCGCCggagcctccgcctccgcctccagtgGTCAGAAGATACGGCCCCTGCTCCGGTACGCAAGCCTCGGTATATGCATGCGCCTCATAACCTGTGATGGGCTCCTCATCCTGTGGCGGGGTTCAGATTTCTACATCTGCAACCCTGCCACCCGCAAGTGCGCCCCGCTGTCGCATCCTCCGCGACAACAGTTCATCAGCCCCATCACCGGAGTCGACGTGCTCGGCTTGTACCGGCACCAGCCATCTGGAGAATACAGGGTGCTCTGGGTGTCGTACGCCGCGCCCATGGGGACATTCGCCGCTGTTAAGGTTGAGCAGCCTCATTACCTTGTCTTCACCGTGGGTTCGGACCAGCCAAGACGCATCCAATGGCCGACAGTTTCAGAAGATGGGTGTCCTGCTGCCCATCCACCGATCCACCATCGTGGTAGCCTCCACTGGGCAATGGGTTGCAGCATAACGGTATTTGAAACCATAGCCGAGACATTCCGGCAGATGAGCCGTCCGGCACAATTGGGCAGCTACGTGCTATTATTGGATACGGGCGACAACCTTGCTTTGTATGTCAGCACCGACCATGACCGCGTCACTTTGGATGTTTGGGTCTTGCAGGACTATGATGCAGAGACCTGGGGGTTTCGATACCGGATTAACTTGTTAGCGATGGATGCATCTCCACCGCTTAAGTTGTGGAAATCTATCCCTAGGCTGGCTGTGATCAACGAGCGTAGTACTCTAGTATTATCGTTTCATGTGTGTCATGTTATCTTGAACATCGTGTTAATGTATGTTTTGAACAATGGTGTGTCTACTGCTATAAAGAACTGTTGTATTGTTCTCCTGAGTTCACTTTCAATTTGCATTGTTAAACGAATGGCAATGTTGCAGCTTGAAATGCTAATTCCTTAG